Proteins co-encoded in one Arachis hypogaea cultivar Tifrunner chromosome 13, arahy.Tifrunner.gnm2.J5K5, whole genome shotgun sequence genomic window:
- the LOC112737276 gene encoding uncharacterized protein, protein MEEAKALQQHQQQLLLQQQQQQQHQQQHQQQHHFMLLQQLQKQQQQQQAQAAAISRFPSNIDAHLRPIRPLGLQQNPSPNPNSAPNPNPNNPILNLQQQQHHQNPNSNHVSQQQTQQSQTQSQTQQHQQQQQQQQQQKAIRPGNQMELQMAYQDAWRVCHPDFKRPFSSLEDACERLLPYHVVADYEAEEDDRILDSDTTGQMLSRSQQWDNNIAAKIAEFTATFEKQALAFNIITQKRGLGEFRSEERLMFEQALLQEEKRAMLELRAELESREKAGREAHEAKLRMAMVQAEQARADSQSHAEMMSRTPIRGSALGSQGSDIAIGHDMREQDQGGNAGEMMNGWGNNAQREEKEPSDDFLNDEAENGDTGTQDGWRDVGEFDLNAR, encoded by the exons ATGGAAGAGGCAAAGGCATTGCAGCAACATCAACAGCAACTACTgttgcagcagcagcagcagcaacaacatcaacaacaacatcaacaacaacaCCATTTCATGCTGTTACAGCAATTGCAgaagcagcagcaacaacagcaAGCACAAGCAGCTGCAATCTCTCGATTCCCTTCAAACATCGACGCCCACTTGCGACCCATAAGGCCCCTCGGTCTCCAACAAAATCCTAGCCCTAACCCTAATTCTGcgcctaaccctaaccctaacaatCCCATCCTCAAtctgcagcagcagcagcatcaCCAGAACCCTAATTCCAATCATGTCTCACAGCAGCAGACCCAGCAATCGCAAACACAATCTCAAACGCAGCAGCATCAgcaacaacagcagcagcaacaacaacagaaaGCGATTCGCCCTGGGAACCAGATGGAGCTACAGATGGCATACCAAGATGCATGGCGGGTCTGTCACCCTGACTTTAAGCGACCATTCTCTTCTCTTGAAGATGCCTGCGAGAG ATTATTGCCATATCATGTTGTGGCAGACTATGAAGCAGAAGAAGATGATAGGATACTGGATTCTGACACCACCGGCCAGATGCTTTCACGGTCCCAGCAGTGGGATAATAATATTGCTGCTAAAATTGCTGAGTTCACAGCAACTTTTGAGAAGCAGGCACTTGCCTTCAATATAATAACCCAAAAAAGAGGTTTGGGGGAATTCCGATCTGAGGAGAGATTGATGTTTGAGCAGGCACTTCTTCAGGAGGAAAAGCGAGCTATGTTGGAATTAAGAGCTGAACTAGAGTCCAGGGAGAAGGCTGGTCGTGAAGCCCACGAGGCTAAACTTCGGATGGCAATGGTCCAGGCAGAGCAGGCTCGGGCTGATTCACAGTCTCATGCTGAAATGATGTCTCGAACCCCAATAAGAGGGAGTGCACTTGGGTCCCAAGGGAGCGACATCGCAATCGGTCATGACATGAGAGAGCAGGATCAGGGAGGCAACGCAGGTGAGATGATGAATGGATGGGGAAACAATGCTCAGAGAGAAGAGAAGGAGCCATCTGATGATTTCTTAAATGATGAAGCTGAAAATGGGGACACTGGCACGCAGGATGGCTGGCGTGATGTTGGTGAATTTGATCTGAATGCTAGGTGA
- the LOC112737279 gene encoding embryogenesis-associated protein EMB8 — translation MALAVTAGTSLTFPLVVASVQYAPRTLPNALIRSLHLSSSSSASPMSTTTPQQPHSSFEILGGARDKFLPALSHVLSRPYHPFPFLGWNRHIETISASFYRSIPDIRLRRQCLRTQDGGAVALDWVSGDDRRLPPDAPLLILLPGLTGGSGDSYVRHMLNKARSKGWRVVVFNSRGCGDSPVTTPQFYSASFLGDIREVVAHVTGRYPNANVYAVGWSLGANILVRYLGQEGYNCPLSGAVSLCNPFNLVVADEDFHKGFNNVYDKALAKSLRTIFNKHALLFEDIGGEYNIPMAANAKSVREFDDGLTRVSFGFKSVDEYYSSSSSSDTVKHVQTPLLCIQAANDPIAPARGIPREDIQENPNCLLIVTPKGGHLGWIAGDEAPFGAPWTDPLVMDFIQYLETEEVKYPKTSSNPDGKVALHHLEV, via the exons ATGGCATTGGCAGTGACTGCAGGTACCTCATTGACGTTCCCATTGGTGGTGGCCTCTGTACAATATGCACCTCGCACACTCCCCAACGCACTAATCAGATCCCTCCACCTGTCCTCCTCTTCCTCCGCCTCACCAATGTCTACTACTACACCCCAACAACCTCACTCCTCCTTCGAAATCCTCGGTGGAGCACGTGACAAGTTCCTTCCAGCTCTCTCCCACGTGCTGTCTCGCCCCTACCACCCCTTCCCCTTCCTCGGATGGAACCGCCACATCGAGACCATCTCCGCCTCGTTCTACCGCTCAATTCCTGACATAAGACTCCGCCGTCAGTGCCTCCGGACACAAGACGGTGGTGCCGTCGCCCTTGACTGGGTCTCCGGTGACGACCGCCGTCTGCCGCCCGATGCTCCACTCCTCATTTTGCTG CCAGGATTAACTGGGGGTAGTGGAGATTCTTATGTGAGGCACATGTTAAATAAAGCTCGGAGCAAAGGGTGGCGCGTGGTGGTTTTCAATAGCCGTGGTTGTGGGGATAGTCCTGTTACTACTCCTCAG TTCTATTCAGCTTCGTTTCTGGGAGATATTCGCGAGGTTGTTGCCCATGTCACTGGTAGATACCCTAATGCCAATGTGTATGCAGTTGGTTGGTCACTTGGCGCAAATATTCTTGTTCGTTACTTGGGTCAG GAAGGCTACAATTGCCCTCTTTCTGGCGCTGTGTCATTGTGTAATCCTTTCAATTTGGTTGTGGCAGATGAGGACTTCCATAAAGGCTTTAACAATGTCTACGACAAGGCTCTCGCAAAGTCCCTTCGCACGATTTTCAACAA GCATGCTTTACTCTTTGAAGATATTGGTGGCGAATACAACATTCCTATGGCAGCCAATGCCAAGTCTGTTAGGGAGTTTGATGATGGACTAACCCGTG TTTCTTTTGGATTCAAGTCTGTGGATGAATACTATTCTAGTTCAAGTAGTTCAGATACCGTGAAACATGTTCAAACCCCTCTGCTTTGCATCCAG GCAGCAAATGATCCAATTGCTCCTGCTAGGGGAATTCCTCGTGAAGATATCCAG GAAAATCCAAACTGCTTGTTAATAGTTACACCAAAAGGTGGCCATCTGGGGTGGATTGCTGGTGATGAAGCTCCATTTGGAGCTCCTTGGACTGATCCTTTGGTAATGGATTTCATTCAATATTTAGAAACAGAGGAAGTCAAATACCCAAAAACTAGTAGTAATCCTGATGGTAAAGTAGCCTTGCACCATCTTGAAGTGTAG
- the LOC112737278 gene encoding cytochrome P450 89A2 codes for MRNSNMETWFIFVMLFLCVSIIIKRILYLVFPRYPLPPGPPKVPIIGNFKLLQRFNKDPKTVLEKLHAKYGPIFSFQMGSHTDIFIANRFLAHQALIQNGSTFADRPVAVPTKKIISSNQNDILFSFYGPVWRALRRNLTSNILHPSQVKSYANARKWVLDMLLDRLKPESGASNPIRVIDHFQYSMFCLLSFMCFGDKLDEKQIREIEDSLRTMLLSFTKYNVLNFWPTITRILFWKRWKEFLQLRRDLEALLIPYIDARKKAKQERLSKDGKEDNINEFVLCYVDTLLNLRLVEEDEGSKLDYGNICTLCSEFLNAGTDTTSTALEWIMANLVKYPQIQERLVEEIREVMVEGENEVKEEHLPKLPYLKSVILEGLRRHPPLHYVAPHRVTKDVVLDGYLVPTTASVNFFVAEIGRDPTAWDDPMAFKPERFMDNGGTTFDIMGSKEINMMPFGAGRRMCPGYGLAILHLEYFVANLVWNFEWKAMSGDDIDMSEKLLFTTVMKNPLKVHILPRK; via the coding sequence ATGCGGAATAGTAACATGGAAACTTGGTTCATCTTTGTTATGCTCTTTCTTTGTGTCTCAATAATCATCAAACGCATACTTTACCTTGTGTTTCCACGGTATCCCCTCCCTCCGGGGCCTCCAAAAGTGCCTATCATAGGTAACTTCAAATTACTCCAACGATTCAATAAAGATCCTAAGACTGTTCTTGAGAAACTTCACGCCAAATATGGTCCAATCTTTTCTTTTCAAATGGGCTCTCATACCGACATTTTCATTGCCAATCGATTCCTTGCGCACCAAGCATTGATCCAAAATGGCAGTACCTTTGCGGACCGCCCTGTTGCTGTTCCTACCAAGAAAATCATTAGCAGCAATCAAAATGACATCCTTTTTAGCTTCTATGGTCCTGTATGGCGCGCTCTCCGGCGAAACCTCACTTCAAATATCCTCCACCCTTCACAGGTCAAGTCCTATGCAAATGCACGCAAATGGGTTTTAGATATGCTTCTTGATCGATTAAAACCTGAGTCGGGGGCAAGCAACCCCATAAGGGTCATTGATCATTTTCAATATAGCATGTTTTGCTTGCTCAGTTTTATGTGTTTTGGTGACAAGCTTGATGAGAAGCAAATTAGGGAAATCGAGGATAGTCTACGCACCATGCTCTTGAGCTTTACTAAGTACAATGTCTTGAATTTTTGGCCAACAATCACAAGGATATTGTTTTGGAAGAGATGGAAGGAATTCTTACAGCTAAGAAGAGACCTAGAAGCCTTGTTGATTCCTTATATTGACGCTCGAAAGAAAGCCAAGCAAGAGAGACTTAGCAAGGATGGCAAAGAGGACAACATAAATGAGTTTGTTTTGTGCTATGTGGATACTTTGTTGAATTTGCGACTCGTGGAGGAAGATGAAGGGAGCAAGCTTGATTATGGGAATATTTGCACATTATGCTCGGAGTTTCTAAACGCAGGAACAGATACTACTTCGACGGCATTGGAATGGATCATGGCAAATTTGGTGAAGTACCCTCAAATCCAAGAAAGACTTGTGGAGGAAATTAGAGAGGTCATGGTTGAAGGAGAGAACGAGGTGAAGGAGGAACATTTGCCAAAATTGCCATATCTAAAGTCTGTGATTTTGGAGGGTCTACGACGCCATCCACCGCTACACTATGTGGCTCCTCATAGAGTAACCAAGGATGTGGTTCTGGATGGTTATTTGGTTCCTACCACTGCCTCTGTAAATTTCTTTGTGGCTGAGATAGGTAGGGACCCTACAGCTTGGGATGACCCTATGGCCTTTAAGCCAGAGAGGTTCATGGACAATGGAGGAACAACTTTTGATATAATGGGAAGTAAAGAGATAAACATGATGCCATTTGGTGCTGGGAGGAGAATGTGCCCTGGATATGGTTTAGCAATTCTCCACTTGGAGTATTTTGTGGCCAATTTAGTTTGGAATTTTGAGTGGAAGGCTATGAGTGGAGATGACATTGATATGTCAGAGAAGCTGTTATTCACAACTGTGATGAAGAATCCCTTAAAGGTTCATATATTGCCTAGGAAATAA
- the LOC112737277 gene encoding DNA topoisomerase 1 gives MAVEASDKPVLPNKFDDDDDDNMPLTIKRYSSNKKSQLHSDVKKSTSHSQDGHTYKRISGVPSSNGQSSSSSAQRGNNFSSAKASSLRSPPSSSSNAQKGSAAPSAKASPLRSPTSSSASAQKGNAAPSAKVSPLRSPSSSSSSAQKGNTVPLAKASPLTSPLRSPVGVSKRPNSLANSTSAKLPMANSKPPHPADKPKPLINQKVSGDLKKETKSIKDSSKNYSEDSEDEEDNKPLSARLKVNSNHNKATPVIIKKSVDDSDSDDNVPLSTKINWNANMGTSSSNYDKSDQKKPIPKVQKEPQNGSGASNKRPIDNSNSMNSSAKKSKISEPALSVKPKQSSLKVEPKVEDDDDDVPISQRIKKSATSANKSSSIKQVTKITKVNKASTKSFKKQAKNKKLKKSGSGSEYSKSTKLLPSSGDGQKKWTTLVHNGVIFPPPYKPHGIKMRYKDQDVDLTPEQEEVATMYAVMLETDYMLKEKFKENFWTDWRKLLGKNHVIQNLKDCDFRPIYNWYQSEKEKKKQMTADEKKALKEEKIKQEEKYMWAIVDGVKEKVGNFRVEPPGLFRGRGEHPKMGKLKRRIHPSDITINIGKDAPVPECPIPGEKWKEIRHDDTVTWLAFWNDPINPKLFKYVFLAASSALKGQSDKEKYEKARMLKDYIENIRAAYTKDFKSKDITKQQIAVATYLIDKLALRAGNEKDDDEADTVGCCTLKVENVTREAPNKLKFNFLGKDSIKYENTVEVELPVYDAILKFQKDKRPGDDLFDKLDTSKLNAHLKELMPGLTAKVFRTFNASITLDDMLNKETKEGDVVEKILVYQHANKQVAIICNHQRSVSKSHSSQIERLTNKIGELKDVLKELKTDLDRARKEKPPLKGSDGKTKRNLAPEALEKKISQTNAKIEKMEREMKTKEDLKTVALGTSKINYLDPRITVAWCKRHEVPIEKIFNKSLLAKFTWAMDVDPEFRF, from the exons ATGGCTGTTGAGGCTTCTGACAAACCAGTTTTGCCCAACAAGtttgatgatgacgatgatgataatATGCCATTAACTATAAAACGGTACTCATCGAATAAGAAAAGCCAATTGCATTCAGATGTAAAGAAGTCAACTTCACATAGTCAAGATGGTCATACATACAAGAGGATTTCTGGCGTGCCTTCTTCAAATGGTCAATCTTCTAGCTCTAGTGCACAGAGGGGTAATAATTTCTCATCTGCTAAGGCTTCATCATTAAGATCCCCCCCATCTTCAAGCTCTAATGCACAAAAGGGTAGTGCTGCTCCATCTGCTAAGGCTTCACCATTGAGATCACCCACATCTTCAAGCGCTAGTGCACAGAAGGGTAATGCTGCTCCATCTGCTAAGGTGTCACCCTTGAGGTCACCATCGtcttcaagctctagtgcacagAAGGGTAATACTGTTCCATTGGCTAAGGCTTCGCCTTTGACATCTCCTTTGAGATCTCCTGTAGGTGTCTCAAAACGACCAAATTCACTTGCCAACTCCACTTCTGCCAAGTTGCCTATGGCGAATTCAAAACCTCCTCATCCAGCAGATAAACCAAAGCCTCttattaatcagaaagtgtctgGTGATCttaaaaaggaaacaaaatcaATCAAAGATTCTTCAAAGAATTATTCTGAAGATTCAGAGGATGAGGAGGATAATAAACCATTGAGTGCTAGGTTGAAGGTGAACAGTAACCACAACAAAGCAACCCCGGTCATCATCAAGAAGTCTGTtgatgattctgattctgatgatAATGTCCCTTTGTCAACAAAGATAAACTGGAATGCAAACATGGGAACATCTAGTAGTAATTATGACAAATCTGATCAGAAAAAGCCTATTCCGAAAGTTCAGAAAGAGCCACAAAATGGTTCTGGTGCAAGTAATAAAAGACCCATAGATAACAGTAATTCCATGAACTCTTCTGCAAAGAAGTCAAAGATTTCAGAGCCAGCCTTGTCAGTGAAGCCTAAGCAAAGCTCTCTGAAAGTTGAGCCAAAGgtagaggatgatgatgatgatgtaccTATTTCCCAGAGAATCAAGAAATCGGCCACATCAGCTAATAAATCATCTTCTATAAAACAGGTGACAAAGATCACTAAAGTTAATAAGGCTAGTACCAAATCTTTTAAGAAACAAGCCAAGAACAAGAAGTTGAAAAAATCAGGAAGTGGTTCAGAATATTCCAAATCCACTAAACTTCTTCCTAGCTCTGGTGATGGCCAGAAAAAATGGACAACTTTGGTTCACAATGGCGTCATTTTCCCACCTCCTTACAAGCCCCATGGGATAAAGATGCGCTACAAGGATCAAGATGTTGATTTAACTCCCGAGCAAGAGGAG GTTGCAACAATGTATGCAGTCATGCTAGAAACAGATTACATGCTGAAAGAAAAGTTCAAGGAAAATTTCTGGACTGACTGGCGTAAATTGCTAGGAAAGAATCATGTAATTCAGAATTTGAAAGATTGTGACTTTAGACCAATTTACAACTGGTACCAaagtgaaaaggaaaagaaaaaacaaatgaCTGCAGAT GAGAAGAAGGCCTTGAAGGAggagaaaataaaacaagaagagAAATACATGTGGGCCATTGTTGATGGTGTGAAAGAGAAG GTTGGTAATTTCAGAGTTGAACCACCAGGATTGTTCCGAGGCCGTGGGGAGCATCCTAAG ATGGGAAAATTGAAAAGGCGCATTCATCCAAGTGATATCACAATTAATATTGGAAAGGATGCTCCAGTTCCTGAATGTCCTATTCCTGGCGAAAA GTGGAAGGAGATAAGGCACGACGATACAGTTACATGGTTAGCCTTTTGGAATGACCCAATCAATCCAAAGTTATTCAAATACGTGTTTCTAGCAGCTAGTAGTGCCCTAAAGGGTCAAAGTGACAAGGAAAAGTATGAGAAAGCCAGGATGTTGAAG GATTATATAGAGAACATTAGGGCTGCTTACACAAAAGATTTTAAGAGTAAAGATATTACTAAGCAGCAAATTGCTGTTGCTACTTATCTTATTGATAAATTAGCTCTGAGGGCTGGCAATGAGAAG GATGATGATGAAGCTGATACTGTTGGTTGTTGTACATTAAAAGTGGAGAATGTGACCAGAGAAGCTCCCAACAAACTGAAG TTTAACTTCCTTGGTAAAGATTCTATCAAGTATGAGAATACAGTTGAGGTTGAGCTTCCTGTTTATGATGCAATTTTGAAGTTCCAAAAAG ATAAGCGCCCCGGTGATGATCTTTTTGACAAGTTGGATACAAGTAAATTAAATGCTCATCTGAAGGAACTCATGCCTGGCCTAACTGCAAAGGTCTTCCGTACATTCAATGCATCTATCACGTTGGATGATATG TTGAATAAGGAAACTAAAGAGGGTGATGTTGTCGAAAAGATTCTTGTTTATCAACATGCAAATAAACAG GTTGCAATCATTTGTAATCATCAACGCAGTGTTTCAAAATCTCACTCGTCACAAATTGAAAGGTTAACAAACAAGATTGGTGAGCTTAAG GATGTTCTGAAGGAGCTAAAGACAGATTTGGACAGAGCAAGGAAAGAAAAGCCCCCTCTAAAGGGTTCAGATGGAAAGACAAAAAGGAACTTAGCCCCTGAAGC GCTAGAGAAAAAGATCTCTCAAACCAATGCAAAGATTGAGAAAATGGAACGTGAAATGAAGACAAAAGAAGATCTGAAAACTGTGGCATTGGGCACGTCCAAGATAAACTATCTTGACCCTAGGATTACAGTTGCCTGGTGCAAACGGCATGAGGTTCCCATTGAAAAG ATATTCAACAAATCGTTGCTGGCAAAATTTACTTGGGCAATGGATGTGGATCCTGAATTCAGATTCTGA
- the LOC112737280 gene encoding maltose excess protein 1, chloroplastic isoform X2: MPQIILNARNLAAGNNTALMAVPWLGMLTSLLGNLSLLSYFAKKREQGAMVVQTLGVVSTFVVLAQLALAEAMPLPYFSATSVVVVSGLFLNFMNYFGLLNAGIFRLWEDFITIGGLSVLPQIMWSTFVPYIPNSILPGAISFVIAVLAVTMARSGKLSEQGVKFVGGISGWTATLLFMWMPVSQMWTNYLNPENMKGLSAISMLLAMIGNGLMLPRALLIRDLMWFTGSAWATLFYGYGNIACLYLSNIISKEFFLAATAGLVSWIGMAFWRDSVVHGYSSPLTSISHLVSGS; the protein is encoded by the exons ATGCCACAGATTATACTCAATGCTCGAAATCTTGCAGCTGGAAATAATACTGCTCTCATGGCTGTCCCATGGCTG GGAATGCTTACTAGTTTGCTTGGAAACTTGTCACTActttcatactttgccaagaagAGAGAACAGGGAGCAATGGTAGTGCAGACACTGGGTGTCGTTTCAACATTTGTGGTCCTTGCTCAGCTGGCATTGGCAGAAGCTATGCCTTTGCCGTACTTTTCGGCGACTTCAGTTGTTGTGGTGTCTGGTCTTTTCCTGAATTTCATGAATTACTTTGGTTTGCTAAATGCCGGAATCTTTCGATTGTGGGAAGATTTCATTACTATTGGGGGTTTATCTGTGCTTCCCCAG ATAATGTGGTCGACATTTGTCCCCTATATACCTAACAGCATCTTGCCCGGGGCAATTTCTTTTGTGATAGCTGTCTTGGCTGTTACCATG GCAAGAAGTGGAAAACTTTCTGAGCAAGGTGTCAAATTTGTTGGAGGAATATCTGGATGGACAGCTACATTACTTTTCATGTGGATGCCGGTTTCCCAAATG TGGACAAATTATCTCAATCCCGAGAACATGAAAGGCTTGTCAGCAATTTCTATGTTGCTAGCTATGATTGGGAATGGACTTATGCTCCCACGCGCACTCTTAATCCGTGATCTCATGTG GTTCACTGGTTCAGCTTGGGCTACCCTTTTTTACGGATACGGGAACATTGCATGCCTATACTT GTCAAACATTATCAGCAAGGAATTCTTCTTGGCAGCAACTGCTGGTTTGGTTTCATGGATAG GAATGGCTTTCTGGAGAGATTCTGTAGTGCATGGTTACAGTTCACCTTTGACTTCCATAAGTCACTTAGTTTCTGGATCATGA
- the LOC112737280 gene encoding maltose excess protein 1-like, chloroplastic isoform X1, translating into MAHQSCVVSHPPPYAPLRHHQSQHHNRNNNNNNNINNLVQFKYPTLLLPRTHHHNASASASNLFAFPRRRRPNISLNALDSDAPDSHHQGSVNFGRNESYQQWDSLTAKFSGAANIPFLLLQMPQIILNARNLAAGNNTALMAVPWLGMLTSLLGNLSLLSYFAKKREQGAMVVQTLGVVSTFVVLAQLALAEAMPLPYFSATSVVVVSGLFLNFMNYFGLLNAGIFRLWEDFITIGGLSVLPQIMWSTFVPYIPNSILPGAISFVIAVLAVTMARSGKLSEQGVKFVGGISGWTATLLFMWMPVSQMWTNYLNPENMKGLSAISMLLAMIGNGLMLPRALLIRDLMWFTGSAWATLFYGYGNIACLYLSNIISKEFFLAATAGLVSWIGMAFWRDSVVHGYSSPLTSISHLVSGS; encoded by the exons ATGGCTCATCAGTCTTGTGTTGTGTCTCATCCTCCACCTTATGCTCCTCTTAGACACCACCAAAGTCAACATCACAAccgcaacaataacaataacaataacattaACAACCTCGTACAATTCAAATATCCCACGCTGCTTCTCCCTCGCACACATCATCATAATGCTTCTGCGTCTGCCTCCAACCTCTTTGCTTTTCCAAGGCGCAGAAGACCCAATATCTCTCTCAATGCTCTTGATTCTGATGCCCCCGATTCGCATCACCAG GGATCAGTTAACTTTGGGAGAAATGAAAGCTACCAGCAATGGGATTCTCTTACAGcaaaattttctggagctgcCAATATTCCTTTTTTGTTACTGCAAATGCCACAGATTATACTCAATGCTCGAAATCTTGCAGCTGGAAATAATACTGCTCTCATGGCTGTCCCATGGCTG GGAATGCTTACTAGTTTGCTTGGAAACTTGTCACTActttcatactttgccaagaagAGAGAACAGGGAGCAATGGTAGTGCAGACACTGGGTGTCGTTTCAACATTTGTGGTCCTTGCTCAGCTGGCATTGGCAGAAGCTATGCCTTTGCCGTACTTTTCGGCGACTTCAGTTGTTGTGGTGTCTGGTCTTTTCCTGAATTTCATGAATTACTTTGGTTTGCTAAATGCCGGAATCTTTCGATTGTGGGAAGATTTCATTACTATTGGGGGTTTATCTGTGCTTCCCCAG ATAATGTGGTCGACATTTGTCCCCTATATACCTAACAGCATCTTGCCCGGGGCAATTTCTTTTGTGATAGCTGTCTTGGCTGTTACCATG GCAAGAAGTGGAAAACTTTCTGAGCAAGGTGTCAAATTTGTTGGAGGAATATCTGGATGGACAGCTACATTACTTTTCATGTGGATGCCGGTTTCCCAAATG TGGACAAATTATCTCAATCCCGAGAACATGAAAGGCTTGTCAGCAATTTCTATGTTGCTAGCTATGATTGGGAATGGACTTATGCTCCCACGCGCACTCTTAATCCGTGATCTCATGTG GTTCACTGGTTCAGCTTGGGCTACCCTTTTTTACGGATACGGGAACATTGCATGCCTATACTT GTCAAACATTATCAGCAAGGAATTCTTCTTGGCAGCAACTGCTGGTTTGGTTTCATGGATAG GAATGGCTTTCTGGAGAGATTCTGTAGTGCATGGTTACAGTTCACCTTTGACTTCCATAAGTCACTTAGTTTCTGGATCATGA
- the LOC112737281 gene encoding RNA polymerase sigma factor sigA, whose translation MATAAVIGLSGGKRILSSSYHYSDVTEKLSFGTDFGSTHYQIVPTKSVIIAKKPSNYTPTFAASNRQNQSIKALQEHVDAEAAGTSDPLWFQGFSSSDLELESSEMGYSVEALLLLQKSMLEKQWNLSFERDVLNEHSRMDKSRRKVAVTCSGVSARQRRMNTKRKASGKTSATIEPCTAMQLRSAISPELLQYRLKGYVKGVVSEQLLSHAEVVNLSEKIKAGLSLEEHKSRMKDKLGCEPSDDQIAASLKISRAALRAKMIECSLAREKLAMSNVRLVLSIAQRYDNMGAEMDDLVQGGLIGLLRGIEKFDSSKGFKISTYVYWWIRQGVSRALVENSRTLRLPTHIHERLSLIRNAKFRLEEKGVTPTVERIAKCLNMSQKKVRNATEAMSKIFSLDREAFPSLNGLPGETHHSYIADTREENIPWNRVDEWALKDEVNKLLNVTLVEREREIIRLYYGLDRESLTWEDISKRIGLSRERVRQVGLVALEKLKHAARKGGMEAMLLKH comes from the exons ATGGCTACTGCAGCAGTTATTGGACTCAGTGGAGGCAAGAGGATTTTGAGTTCATCATACCATTACTCTGATGTTACCGAAAAGCTTTCATTTGGCACTGATTTTGGATCCACACACTATCAGATTGTTCCAACAAAGTCTGTAATAATTGCTAAGAAGCCATCCAATTACACCCCGACCTTTGCAGCATCGAATCGCCAAAACCAGTCCATCAAGGCTCTTCAGGAACATGTTGATGCCGAGGCAGCCGGTACTTCAGATCCATTGTGGTTTCAAGGATTCAGTTCCAGTGACTTAgagttggaaagctctgaaatgGGTTATTCTGTGGAGGCTCTTCTTTTGCTGCAGAAGTCAATGCTGGAAAAGCAGTGGAACCTTTCTTTTGAGAGGGATGTGCTAAACGAGCATTCGAGAATGGATAAAAGCCGAAGGAAGGTGGCAGTAACTTGTTCTGGGGTGTCTGCAAGACAGAGAAGAATGAACACCAAGAGGAAGGCCTCGGGTAAAACCAGCGCAACGATCGAACCTTGTACTGCTATGCAGCTGAGGTCTGCCATCAGTCCAGAGCTGCTTCAATATCGTTTGAAGGGCTATGTGAAAGGAGTAGTGAGTGAGCAATTGCTCTCTCATGCTGAAGTTGTAAACCTTTCAGAGAAAATAAAAGCTGGACTTTCCTTAGAGGAGCATAAATCCag AATGAAGGACAAACTAGGATGTGAGCCCTCTGATGATCAAATTGCAGCGTCATTGAAGATTTCTCGGGCTGCACTACGAGCAAAAATGATAGAGTGCTCTTTGGCAAGAGAAAAGTTGGCTATGAGCAATGTTCGCTTAGTTTTGTCTATTGCTCAAAGATATGATAACATGGGAGCCGAAATGGATGACCTTGTTCAG GGTGGTTTGATTGGACTTCTTCGTGGGATCGAGAAGTTTGATTCTTCAAAGGGGTTTAAGATTTCAACTTATGTTTATTGGTGGATACGTCAG GGTGTTTCAAGAGCCTTAGTTGAAAATTCAAGAACACTTAGATTGCCCACTCATATACACGAAAGATTATCTTTAATCCGCAATGCAAAGTTTAGACTGGAAGAAAAAGGAGTTACTCCAACTGTGGAA AGGATAGCAAAATGTCTTAATATGTCTCAAAAGAAAGTCAGAAATGCCACTGAG GCAATGAGTAAAATTTTCTCGCTTGATAGGGAGGCGTTTCCATCTTTGAATGGTCTTCCAGGAGAAACTCATCATAGT TATATTGCTGATACTCGCGAAGAGAACATCCCGTGGAATAGAGTAGATGAATGGGCACTAAAG GACGAAGTGAATAAACTCCTTAATGTGACCCTtgtggaaagagagagagaaatcaTTCGACTCTATTACGGATTGGATAGAGAATCTCTTACATGGGAGGATATTAGTAAACG GATAGGGTTGTCAAGAGAAAGAGTAAGACAAGTTGGACTTGTTGCATTGGAGAAACTAAAACATGCTGCAAGGAAGGGAGGGATGGAAGCCATGCTTTTGAAACATTAG